A DNA window from Streptomyces bacillaris contains the following coding sequences:
- a CDS encoding TIGR03842 family LLM class F420-dependent oxidoreductase has product MDFGLVLQTDPPASAVVGLMRRAERNGFRYGWTFDSAVLWQEPFVIYSRILEHTDRMIVGPMVTNPGTRTWEVTASTFATLNDMYGNRTVCGIGRGDSAMRVAGRRPNTLARLGEAIDAIRDLAEGREATVDGQPVQIPWVKDGRLPVWMAAYGPKALALAGQKADGFILQLADPFLTEWMIKAVRDAASDAGRDPDSVTICVAAPAYVGDDLDHAREQCRWFGGMVGNHVADLVARYGEHSGLVPEALTAYIAGRSGYDYSHHGRTGNPDTAFVPDEIVDRFCLLGPAEAHIEKLQALRDMGVDQFAVYDMHDAREATIDAYGARIIPALTG; this is encoded by the coding sequence ATGGACTTCGGACTCGTCCTCCAGACCGACCCGCCCGCCTCCGCCGTCGTCGGCCTGATGCGCCGCGCCGAGCGCAACGGTTTCCGCTACGGCTGGACCTTCGACTCGGCGGTGCTCTGGCAGGAGCCGTTCGTCATCTACAGCCGCATCCTGGAGCACACGGACCGCATGATCGTCGGCCCGATGGTCACCAACCCGGGCACCCGCACCTGGGAGGTGACCGCCTCCACCTTCGCCACCCTCAACGACATGTACGGCAACCGGACGGTGTGCGGGATCGGGCGCGGGGACTCCGCCATGCGGGTCGCGGGCCGGCGGCCCAACACGCTGGCCCGGCTGGGGGAGGCCATCGACGCCATCCGGGACCTCGCCGAGGGGCGGGAGGCCACGGTCGACGGGCAGCCGGTGCAGATCCCGTGGGTGAAGGACGGGCGGCTGCCGGTCTGGATGGCGGCGTACGGGCCCAAGGCCCTCGCCCTGGCAGGGCAGAAGGCGGACGGGTTCATCCTCCAGCTGGCGGACCCGTTCCTCACCGAGTGGATGATCAAGGCGGTACGGGACGCGGCGTCCGACGCCGGACGGGACCCGGACTCCGTCACCATCTGCGTCGCCGCCCCCGCCTATGTGGGCGACGACCTCGACCACGCCCGCGAGCAGTGCCGCTGGTTCGGCGGGATGGTCGGCAACCACGTGGCCGACCTGGTCGCCCGCTACGGCGAGCACTCCGGTCTGGTCCCGGAGGCGCTGACCGCGTACATCGCCGGACGCTCCGGCTACGACTACAGCCACCACGGGCGCACCGGCAACCCGGACACCGCCTTCGTCCCCGACGAGATCGTCGACCGGTTCTGCCTGCTGGGCCCCGCCGAGGCCCACATCGAGAAGCTCCAGGCGCTGCGGGACATGGGCGTGGACCAGTTCGCCGTCTACGACATGCACGACGCCCGCGAGGCGACCATCGACGCGTACGGAGCCCGGATCATCCCGGCCCTGACCGGCTGA
- a CDS encoding caspase, EACC1-associated type, which yields MNRLPDPAASRAVLIGTHSYRSLEQLPAVRANVRDLSEALRDAMLWGLPEPHCTVVLDPEDGSAMLDPVHNAAEEATDTLFVYYAGHGLRDADTADLYLALTGSRENTGYTAVAFEHLRAAIRSSRARRRVIVLDCCFSGRAARTLAGDADTLAGRVAVDGAYVLTASPKDRLALAPEGEVHTAFTGELLHLMRTGVADGQELIDLNTIYRVLDERLRAKSRPRPQRSQENDIGRLPLIRNRARAGRHVPAGPVVDADVRAALVAAGLNLARLLRTEGRNRDALPILRLALGEQSPGGESHAFAVQLELAEALADAGQLREAIEVLEQAFHQTHKTRGPEAVLVCRRLAGLLQESGNHLQACEVLEHALDLVQG from the coding sequence ATGAACAGGCTTCCTGACCCGGCCGCGTCCCGGGCCGTGCTCATCGGCACGCACTCCTACCGGAGCCTCGAACAACTGCCCGCGGTCCGGGCCAACGTGCGTGACCTGTCCGAAGCGTTGCGGGACGCGATGCTCTGGGGCCTCCCGGAACCGCACTGCACGGTCGTACTGGATCCCGAGGACGGTTCGGCCATGCTCGATCCGGTGCACAACGCGGCGGAGGAGGCCACCGACACCCTCTTCGTGTACTACGCGGGGCACGGGTTGCGCGACGCGGACACCGCGGACCTCTATCTGGCCCTGACGGGGTCGCGCGAGAACACCGGTTACACGGCGGTGGCCTTCGAGCATCTGCGGGCCGCCATCCGTTCGTCCAGGGCCCGGCGACGGGTGATCGTGCTGGACTGCTGCTTCAGCGGGCGCGCCGCCCGCACCCTCGCGGGCGACGCGGACACGCTGGCCGGCCGGGTGGCGGTCGACGGGGCCTACGTGCTGACGGCCTCTCCGAAGGACAGACTGGCCCTGGCCCCGGAGGGCGAGGTCCACACCGCTTTCACGGGCGAGCTGCTCCATCTGATGCGGACGGGGGTGGCCGACGGGCAGGAACTCATCGACCTCAACACCATCTACCGGGTGCTGGACGAGCGGTTGCGGGCGAAGAGCCGGCCGAGACCGCAGCGTTCGCAGGAGAACGACATCGGGCGTCTCCCCCTGATCCGCAACCGCGCACGCGCCGGGCGCCATGTCCCGGCGGGCCCGGTCGTGGACGCCGACGTCCGCGCGGCGCTGGTCGCCGCCGGACTGAACCTGGCGCGTCTGCTGCGTACCGAGGGGCGCAACCGCGACGCCCTGCCGATCCTCCGGCTCGCCCTGGGCGAACAGTCCCCGGGCGGGGAGAGCCACGCCTTCGCCGTACAGCTCGAGCTGGCCGAGGCCCTGGCCGACGCGGGTCAGCTCAGGGAGGCGATCGAGGTGCTGGAACAGGCGTTCCACCAGACGCACAAGACACGCGGCCCGGAAGCCGTGCTGGTCTGCCGTCGGCTCGCCGGTCTGCTCCAGGAGTCCGGCAACCACCTCCAGGCGTGCGAGGTGCTCGAACACGCCCTGGACCTCGTCCAGGGCTGA
- a CDS encoding LamG-like jellyroll fold domain-containing protein, giving the protein MWRHALSRSSRGALAGLLSVAIVGVSAPGALATQSAPKAVSAAERASGTADDAATSALAEAKRTGKPVELVAERSERATVFANPDGVSFTAEQSTVPVRVAKEGGGWQAPDATLVRWGDGTVGPRAAAADVRFSGGGDASPLATIADEGRSLSLSWPGTLPKPELSGTTALYPDVLPGVDLQVNATVESFQHLLVVKTPEAAEDPRLKKVSFGLSTEGLTVRQGAAGNLAAVDANGATVFRAPPPQMWNSAGKAAAAKGRKTAPQGAPAGSAYATTAPPTAPEIPGDTAENTPSGKGVEPGQGDRVVRMDVQVTKDALAVTPDTSMLTEAKGTDFPLFIDPNVTWGESERTLLRSDGYESYGWGNGDDNLGKGVGKCGTWNGYYCGPGYVQRLYYEFSPAELKGKQVLDATFRVTEPWAFQCSPRWVDLVRTNNISSSTTWASRPKELDLMVDRNVSAGRGSLCDPDSPDAAIEFRDNPEETNENLTPTVRDFAAGKFSRLTLQLRAHDESDTSAWKRFRNDAVLSVKFVALPALPTGVGLVSGNGTVCSTQAADPDIISDPTPLVTGKPKTASGGESGASLRIRWRTQRLDSGTWVTAHTDVDSPTSGYVGNLVTQSKSLPKLSEGVRYRLLALTLSFDEKGANRLNTGYTTPCYFMVDATAPKAPKVTLESPHTPCLPNSCVPRGRPGAPVNFAFAAADGDPPTLSYQYRLTSQEAWVNAQKVCSTGSSWVCAGAPEHSVLIKGGKATVKPAKSGTYRIYVRAKDSLGRWGAQSTLDFAIATGEAPEGRWHLSEADGVAVDSEATDGRDDLTLGGGAVRDDRGRRGLLTHDAQGVPLSQPVTDRGLALNGTDGHASSSARVLETDKSYTVTAWVRLDPGANRTMTVLSQTPSTASPFTQKYSPFYLSYGAGGDGTWSLRTLSKEGQFSTVKAKHTASRGVWTHVAGVYDAEESTIGLYVNGLLQETAAAGTAWASDGPLQVGRVMHADVNKDYLHGSVDEPAVWQRALSEEEIKDEARLLTSGGFAGVELMADWNPTAGSGTTVPDTTSGYGRSLALQGGAALADEAIVLDGVDDRATTTAGPVVDDLGSFTASTLVKLDPEKLLTKSIGYTGQVLGQRTSDGSAWGFWYQLSGKDTVLDMETGLETTVPVGKWHFGRLNNDGSFSSVVSDEVASLDSEVRLTGTFDAQEGTISLYLGHNQNGDSKAYTARLSSGEFALGAGFTGGAWKHHLPARIFETRLWAGAMASSAQIDEHVGD; this is encoded by the coding sequence ATGTGGAGGCATGCGCTTTCGCGCAGCAGCCGAGGGGCCTTGGCCGGCCTCTTGAGCGTGGCCATAGTGGGGGTGTCGGCCCCAGGGGCGCTCGCCACGCAGTCGGCACCGAAGGCGGTGAGCGCGGCCGAGAGAGCCTCCGGCACCGCGGACGACGCCGCCACGAGCGCCCTGGCTGAAGCCAAGCGCACGGGGAAGCCCGTGGAACTTGTGGCGGAACGCTCCGAGCGCGCAACGGTTTTCGCCAACCCGGACGGGGTCTCTTTCACAGCGGAGCAGTCGACCGTTCCGGTCCGTGTGGCGAAGGAGGGTGGCGGCTGGCAGGCCCCCGACGCAACTCTCGTACGGTGGGGTGACGGCACCGTAGGGCCCAGGGCTGCCGCGGCCGACGTAAGGTTCTCCGGGGGTGGGGACGCATCCCCGCTCGCCACGATCGCGGACGAGGGACGTTCCCTCAGCCTCTCCTGGCCCGGCACTCTGCCGAAGCCCGAACTCAGCGGGACCACCGCCCTCTACCCGGACGTACTGCCCGGTGTCGACCTGCAGGTCAACGCGACGGTGGAAAGCTTCCAACACCTCTTGGTGGTGAAGACGCCCGAGGCTGCCGAGGATCCGCGGCTGAAGAAGGTGTCGTTCGGGCTGAGTACCGAGGGGCTGACGGTCCGCCAGGGAGCGGCGGGCAACCTCGCCGCCGTGGACGCGAACGGAGCCACGGTCTTCCGCGCGCCGCCTCCTCAGATGTGGAACTCGGCCGGCAAGGCAGCTGCCGCCAAGGGGCGGAAGACTGCTCCTCAGGGGGCTCCGGCCGGATCCGCCTACGCAACCACGGCCCCTCCCACCGCCCCGGAGATCCCCGGTGACACGGCGGAGAACACTCCTTCCGGCAAGGGTGTGGAGCCCGGACAGGGCGACCGGGTCGTCCGGATGGACGTACAGGTCACGAAGGACGCGCTCGCCGTGACGCCGGACACGTCCATGCTGACCGAGGCGAAGGGGACGGACTTCCCGCTCTTCATCGATCCGAACGTCACCTGGGGCGAGTCGGAGCGTACGCTCCTGCGCTCGGACGGCTACGAGTCGTACGGCTGGGGCAACGGCGACGACAACCTGGGCAAGGGCGTCGGCAAGTGCGGTACCTGGAACGGCTACTACTGCGGCCCCGGCTATGTGCAGCGGCTCTACTACGAGTTCTCGCCGGCAGAGCTCAAGGGCAAGCAGGTGCTCGACGCCACCTTCCGGGTAACCGAGCCCTGGGCGTTCCAGTGCAGTCCACGCTGGGTCGACCTGGTCCGCACCAACAACATCTCGTCGTCCACCACCTGGGCCTCCCGTCCCAAGGAGCTGGACCTGATGGTCGACCGGAACGTGTCCGCGGGCCGTGGCTCGCTCTGCGACCCCGACTCCCCGGACGCGGCCATCGAGTTCCGGGACAACCCCGAGGAGACCAACGAGAACCTGACGCCGACCGTCCGTGACTTCGCCGCGGGCAAGTTCTCCAGGCTCACCCTGCAACTCCGTGCCCATGACGAGTCGGACACTTCAGCCTGGAAGCGGTTCCGCAACGACGCGGTCCTTTCGGTGAAGTTCGTCGCCCTCCCCGCGCTGCCGACGGGTGTGGGCCTGGTGTCCGGCAACGGCACGGTGTGCTCGACGCAGGCGGCCGACCCCGACATCATCAGCGACCCGACTCCGCTGGTCACCGGCAAGCCCAAGACCGCGTCGGGCGGGGAGTCCGGTGCCAGTCTGCGGATCCGGTGGCGGACGCAACGCCTGGACAGCGGTACGTGGGTGACCGCGCACACCGATGTGGACAGCCCCACGTCCGGCTACGTCGGCAACCTCGTGACCCAGTCCAAGAGCCTGCCCAAGTTGTCCGAAGGAGTGCGCTACCGACTCCTCGCCCTCACTCTCTCGTTCGACGAGAAGGGAGCCAACCGGCTCAACACGGGTTACACGACACCGTGCTACTTCATGGTCGACGCCACCGCCCCCAAGGCGCCGAAGGTGACGCTGGAGAGCCCGCACACTCCGTGCCTGCCCAATTCCTGCGTACCTCGCGGGCGGCCGGGGGCTCCGGTGAACTTCGCCTTCGCCGCAGCCGACGGAGACCCGCCCACCCTGTCGTACCAGTACAGGCTGACGTCGCAAGAGGCTTGGGTCAACGCCCAGAAGGTCTGCAGCACCGGGTCGAGCTGGGTGTGCGCAGGGGCACCGGAACACAGCGTGTTGATCAAGGGAGGGAAGGCGACGGTCAAACCGGCGAAGTCCGGAACGTACCGCATCTACGTCCGCGCCAAGGACAGTCTCGGACGCTGGGGTGCGCAGAGCACGCTGGACTTCGCGATCGCGACCGGAGAGGCCCCGGAGGGGCGCTGGCATCTGTCCGAGGCCGACGGGGTCGCGGTTGACTCCGAAGCAACCGACGGCCGCGACGATCTGACGCTCGGCGGTGGCGCGGTACGCGATGATCGCGGCCGCCGGGGGCTGCTCACGCACGACGCCCAGGGGGTGCCACTGTCTCAGCCGGTTACCGACCGGGGCCTGGCCCTGAACGGGACGGACGGCCACGCGTCGTCGTCCGCCCGGGTCCTGGAGACCGACAAGTCCTACACCGTCACCGCCTGGGTGCGGCTCGACCCCGGCGCCAACCGCACCATGACCGTCCTGAGTCAGACACCGTCGACCGCCAGTCCCTTCACCCAGAAGTACAGCCCCTTCTACCTCTCCTACGGGGCCGGGGGCGACGGGACATGGAGTCTGCGGACCCTGTCCAAGGAAGGCCAGTTCAGCACCGTCAAGGCCAAGCACACGGCCTCACGCGGGGTCTGGACACACGTGGCCGGCGTCTATGACGCCGAGGAGAGCACGATCGGCCTCTACGTCAACGGACTCCTCCAGGAGACCGCCGCAGCCGGGACCGCTTGGGCCTCGGACGGTCCGCTGCAGGTCGGACGGGTCATGCACGCCGACGTGAACAAGGACTACCTCCACGGCTCGGTGGACGAGCCCGCCGTATGGCAGAGGGCCCTCAGTGAGGAGGAGATCAAGGACGAGGCGAGGCTGCTGACCTCGGGCGGCTTCGCGGGCGTCGAGCTCATGGCCGACTGGAACCCCACGGCGGGCAGCGGCACCACCGTCCCCGACACCACGTCCGGCTACGGCAGGAGCCTGGCGCTGCAAGGCGGCGCGGCCCTGGCCGACGAGGCCATCGTGCTGGACGGTGTGGACGACCGGGCCACGACCACGGCGGGCCCCGTCGTGGACGACCTGGGGTCCTTCACCGCCTCGACCCTGGTGAAACTCGACCCGGAGAAGCTGCTGACCAAGAGCATCGGCTACACCGGCCAGGTCCTCGGCCAGCGGACCTCCGACGGTTCGGCCTGGGGCTTCTGGTACCAGCTGTCGGGCAAGGACACGGTGCTGGACATGGAGACCGGGCTCGAGACGACGGTGCCCGTCGGCAAGTGGCACTTCGGGCGGCTCAACAACGACGGCTCGTTCAGCTCCGTCGTCTCCGACGAAGTCGCCTCCCTCGACAGCGAGGTGCGGCTGACCGGGACATTCGACGCCCAGGAGGGCACGATCAGCCTGTATCTGGGCCACAACCAGAACGGCGATTCCAAGGCGTACACCGCCCGGCTGAGCAGCGGTGAGTTCGCTCTGGGGGCGGGTTTCACCGGCGGCGCCTGGAAGCACCATCTGCCGGCCCGCATCTTCGAAACCCGCCTGTGGGCGGGGGCTATGGCGAGTTCGGCGCAGATCGACGAGCACGTCGGCGACTGA